The Burkholderia cepacia genomic interval GCCACGGCGTGCGTGCATGCGCCTGCGAGTCGGCCGCAGCGCGGGCCGGCGGCAGGTCGGCCGCTTCGGCGGCGCACATGTGGCGGTGCCGGCGCGGATCGTCGGCGAAGTACCACGCGTAGACGATCACCCACGCGGCGGTGAGCGCACCCGCCGCGACGAACGACGCGCGCCACGATGCGATCGCGACGACGAACGCGACGAGCGGCGGCGTCACCGCGTTGCCGAGCCGCGAGAAGGAATGCGTGAGTCCCTGCACGAAACCGCGCCGGCTGGCGGGAAACCAGTTGGTCAGCGCGCGGGCCTGCGCGGGCAGCGCCGCGCCCTCGCCGAGGCCGAGCAGCATGCGCGCGCAGAACAGCGACACGAGGCCGCCGGCGAGCCCGGTGGCGACGGTCGCGACGATCCAGATCGTCGCGCAGGCGATCAGCGTGCGCTTCGCGCCGTAGCGGTCGCTCGCCCAGCCGCCGAGCACCTGGCAGATCGCATACGTGTACGCGAATGCCGCGAACACGAGGCCGATGCCTGTATTGGACAGATGCAGGTCGTCGCGGATCACGCCGGCGGACGCCGACAGGTTCACGCGATCGAGGTACATGACGAACGACATCGCGCACATCAGCGCGAGGACCGACCGACTGACGCGGGGGCGTCGAAACATGGTGTCTCCTCCAGGAGCGGCGCGCAGCCCCGTGGCCGAGGTCTCGATGCGCGCGGTCATTCGTGTCACGAATTGCTGGAGAACGAGTGTCGGAGCCGGGCCGTCGAGCGTCTATTGAATTTATGGCATCGACTGATTGCCTCCGGTTATAAGGCCCGGCCGGCCTTGGGCCATGCGGCGGCCGAAAAGCAAAAAGCCCTCGTCCGTGAACGAGGGCTTTTTGCGGGGTGCCGCGCGCCCGGTGCGGGGGCGCGGCGAAGGTGTCGGTGACTTACGCGAAGTTCTTCGCTGCGAAGTCCCAGTTCACGATGTTCCAGAACGCTTCGACGAACTTCGGACGTGCGTTGCGGTAGTCGATGTAGTACGCGTGTTCCCACACGTCGATCGTCAGCAGCGCCTTGTCGGCCGTCGTCAGCGGAGTCGCTGCGTTGCTCGTC includes:
- a CDS encoding MFS transporter, whose amino-acid sequence is MFRRPRVSRSVLALMCAMSFVMYLDRVNLSASAGVIRDDLHLSNTGIGLVFAAFAYTYAICQVLGGWASDRYGAKRTLIACATIWIVATVATGLAGGLVSLFCARMLLGLGEGAALPAQARALTNWFPASRRGFVQGLTHSFSRLGNAVTPPLVAFVVAIASWRASFVAAGALTAAWVIVYAWYFADDPRRHRHMCAAEAADLPPARAAADSQAHARTPWRRLLARIAPTMVVYFCYGWTGWLFFTWLPTFFMHGRGLDLKQSALFSAGVFLSGVVGNTAGGVLSDRVLKRTGDVVAARRNVIIVAFAGALVFLAPVMFAKSLTVTAASMSLSFFFLEMTIGPIWAVPMDITPRHVGVASGLVNAGSAIAGIFTPIVFGFVVDRTGSWTLPFAGSIALLGLGIVMTFFMRPDLPLRDDAHAHADDAAFEMAGPSGH